From Candidatus Methylomirabilis tolerans:
TTAACATTAATTGTGATTCGCCCGGCCCCCACCTTTTCTCTCCTCAAACCTCCTCGATTCGCCTTTTCCTAACGGCTCACTATACATAGCGTTGTAGGTCGCAACAACGGGTGTCATTGCCCGGAAAACCCCACTCGCGGGTCATTGCGAGGGAGCGGAGCGACCGACGCAATCTGACCCGAAGGGTCATTCCGAGGGAACCGAAGGAATCTCGGCTAAAGAGATTGCTTCGCCTGCGGCTCGCAACGACACTCCGTGTCGGATTGCCGCGCTCCCGGTGGTCGCGCAATGACGCAGGCGTGGGTTGCATACCTCGCCTCGCGGAATGGCACACTGTCTGAGGCTTATGGCGTCGTGCATAGAATCTGGTTTGAGTAATCAGGGTGCCGTGTGAAGTGTCACGCCCTGCAGAGCCGCCTTTGTCGGGCGAGCAGCCGGCTTGTGCGTGAAAATGGGGAGGTGGAGATGACGATAGCCTTGAAAATTAGTTTTCTCATCCTTGTTGCTGGCATTGCAAACGTTGGGCTGGGAGGAGTGGCGGCCGCCGAGGAAGAGATGCTCCGCCTTCAGCCACTCGTCCAGGAGGCCCTCGCTGCGAATCCGGAGATCAGGGCTGAAGAGAAGAGATGGGATGCCGCGCGCGAGCGGCCCCCTCAGGAAGGGTCGCTTGACGATCCGATGCTGAGCTTTGAGATCGAAAACCTCCCAACCAACTCCTTTGCCTTCACCCAGGAAGATATGACGATGAAGAAGCTTAGTATCTCTCAGGCGTTCCCCTTCTTCGGGAAGCTGGGCCTGCGAAGCGAGGTTGCCCAACGGGAAGCGAATGCGATCGGCCAGGGGTATCGCGATAAGCGAAACGAGATCGTGCGGCGGGTCAAGGAGATCTTCTACGAACTGTACGCTATCGAGCGCTCGCTGGAGATTGTGGAGAAAAATCGTGAGCTGCTGAGAGAATTCGTCAAGATCGCCGAGACGAAATACAGCGTCGGCAAGGGGATTCAGCAGGATGTCCTGAAGGCCCAGGTGGAGCTGTCGAAATTGTTGGACGAGCAGATCCGGTTGGAACAGAGCCGCCAGGCTGCAGGCGCAAGGCTGAATGCGATCCTGAACCGCCCCCCTCAAACGCCCCTCGGTCGAACTGAGGAGGTGTCGAAGGCCGAGTTGACGATGGAGCTGAAGGAGCTTCAGACCGGAGCCCTGGAGAATCGGCCTCTGCTCAAGGGGCTTCAGGAAGAGATCGAGCGGAGCAAGGCGGCTAATACGCTTGCCAGGAAGAGATACTTTCCGGATCTTACGATGAGCCTCGGCTATGCCTTTCGGGAAGACTCTGCTATCGCGAAGCGATCTGACTTCTTCTCAGCGGGGTTTGCAATCAACATCCCCATTTATTTCCGGACCAAGCAGGACCGACAGGTCGCGGAGACCTCGGCGTTGATCAATTCGGTCAGGGAGCAGTATCAGGCCGCCAGAAACGAGGTGTTTTCGATGGTAAAGGAATTGGTAGCTGATATCGAGAAGGGGCACAAGCTCATTGATCTGCTGGAGACCGGCCTGATCCCACAGGCCCGACTCTCACTGGACTCCGCCGTTGCGGGCTATCAGGTGGGTAAGGTCGATTTTCTCACCCTTTTGGATAACCGGGTGACGCTCTTCAATTTCGAAAAAGAGTACTATCGGACAATGGGAGAGTACCAGATGAGCCTGGCGCGGCTGGAGTGGGTCGTCGGTGCCTCGGGATATTGAGGAGGACTCCATGGGAGAGCAGATACGACGAATGAGATGGATCATCGCCTGGAGTGTCATGATCGTC
This genomic window contains:
- a CDS encoding TolC family protein, which encodes MTIALKISFLILVAGIANVGLGGVAAAEEEMLRLQPLVQEALAANPEIRAEEKRWDAARERPPQEGSLDDPMLSFEIENLPTNSFAFTQEDMTMKKLSISQAFPFFGKLGLRSEVAQREANAIGQGYRDKRNEIVRRVKEIFYELYAIERSLEIVEKNRELLREFVKIAETKYSVGKGIQQDVLKAQVELSKLLDEQIRLEQSRQAAGARLNAILNRPPQTPLGRTEEVSKAELTMELKELQTGALENRPLLKGLQEEIERSKAANTLARKRYFPDLTMSLGYAFREDSAIAKRSDFFSAGFAINIPIYFRTKQDRQVAETSALINSVREQYQAARNEVFSMVKELVADIEKGHKLIDLLETGLIPQARLSLDSAVAGYQVGKVDFLTLLDNRVTLFNFEKEYYRTMGEYQMSLARLEWVVGASGY